The Nicotiana tomentosiformis chromosome 2, ASM39032v3, whole genome shotgun sequence genome includes the window aattatttttctGTGACGAGGATCAAAGTTTTATCCAGAAAATCCCTTGGCTAGTCATGAGGACCGATAATTATTTTGTGCCTTTTCTTTTCTTGATCCCATCATTCGAGCGAGAGTTAAATAATCTTTTTCCGGAAAAAGAAACCATATTCCACTTTCTGAGTAGATACCTTTTCCATCCCACAAATTCTGTATGGGGGCTTGTTATGAGGTATTATCAAGCTTATTTAGCCCAAGCAGATGAAAAACTAGGAATTCAAATTAGAGTCTTTGATACAGGTGTTGGTCCTTTTAAGTATTTTCTGGATCAGATCTTCGCTTGTACAACGAAGGAGAATCTGCTGCCACGAATTAACCGGGGGGAGCCTATAGTCAACCCATCCGGGAAGCAGAAGACGATAGCCGTCCTGATAACTTCTCTAAGCCCTGGATATTTTGAAGAGTTCCGAAACATGTACTGGGAGCATCCCACTGTGACAGGAGAGATCGTTGGCGTTTACCAGCCGAGTCAGGAGAAACATCAACAAACTGAGAAGCTTATGCATGATAGAAAGGCGTTGGCAGAAATGTATCTACTGAGTTTAACTGATAAATTGGTTACAAGTGCATGGTCGACTTTCGGATATGTGGCTCATGGTCTTGGAGGTTTGAAGCCTTGGATCCTATACAAGCCTGAGAACAAGACAGCCCATAATCCGCCTTGTGTTCAAGCTGTATCATTGGAGCCGTGTTTCCATGCCCCACCTTACTATGATTGCAAAAAGAAAACTGGAACAGATACGAGTAAAATTGTTTCTCATGTGAGGCATTGCGAGGATGTGAGCTGGGGTTTAAAGCTATTTGACCAAAATGGTGAATTATAACAATGTAGGCTGTTAGCTGTATTCACTTCTGTAAAGTTGAGTCAGAAAGGTTGTTTTCTTTCAAGTTGCATTTTTCTCCCTGGAGAAATGAAAGCTGGCCAAGAGTTGATCAAATCTTGGTCTCAGGTTTGCATTTTTTGTTTTCACCGAAAATCTTGTTAGCACATCCAAAGAGTGCGCAGAATGATATTTTGCAATTCTTTCTACttgaaaaagtatataaattgcTTGATAGCATCTTCAAGTTCTTAGTTCTGCACCATTATAGGACAAAAATCGAGCCTGAAATTGATTTTTAAGCAGCTAAAATATTACAAAAATTTATGAACTTCGGTTATGCCTTAAATAGGGGTCCAAAAAGGAGTCCTCAAAGTGGCTATCTGTGCATCTCTCTCGAGTAAAACGGCATCGGTGGAGTTTTACAAACTTTGGTACCAAATACGAGACGCAAAATCTTATTTCTCTTCTGGTTGTCGGTTTCTCGAGAACTTTACCCCCATTGAATGAAAATTCTGGATATTTTACAAATTTACCCAACTCGACAATTAAGGACCGTCAATACTTTCAGTTAATTAGACCAACAAGGTACCTCAACTGTAGCAATTTATTCAAGCATAATCATTAATCTTCGACCATTTACATCCAATTTTCACGGAATAAAATCCCCAACCCTTTACTTTGAGGGGTGATAATACCAAGTTACTCAGGGTAAGGCGATTAATCGATCAAGTGCTACAAACGCTTTTTTCTCCTAATGTGTCAGTTCAATGAAGATGAGATAATAGACTTCAAAATAACCATATTGACACACACACACGAGCTGGTAAGAAACTTTGATCCAATCATCTTGGTATGTCTACTTGTTTAGCATTACACTTGTAAACCACACCAGTTTGGTCTTATTATCTTAACTAGTACATAGTCACTGCAGCATCAGATGACCAAATAAAAGAGTTTCTCTGCCAATGGCCCCTCCATCTGCTCGTACATGAATGCGCAGACATCTCAATTTTTCCTCCCTTCACTTAAAATGATATGGTATCCATGTCTgcagtttaagaaagaaaggagTCAATAAAAAACAGTCAgctggtttgacttttgagcatcAAGACATTGAACAATCAATCTGCCTAacaaacaaagaaagaaagaaacaaacaaacaaacaaagcTGGAGTCTCACGTTGATTTAAAAGGTGCACTGGTAACTCCAACAGGGGTATTGAAGGCAACTTCCTGAAATGGGCCTGCCATCTTGCCACGTGGAAACCATCCTAGATCCCCGCCTTTCTTTCCTGAGGGGCATTCTGAGTAAGCTGCAGCAACCTATATTCAATCAATCAACCAACGACGCTTAAACTTTAGTCTCAAGCTagataaaagaaaaaggaaaaataactTTAGAAGGATCACTGGGTGTTAGACTGTTGCCTACAGAATTGTTTGAAATAATGTTCTACATTTTTACGGGGCAGAAGGAAAGGAGCTCACTGCTTCTTTTGGCAATATATTAATTGTATTTAGACTGTTATGCCTAGACAAAATACTGACTCTACAACCTTCTTCCACATCCTTGTATATTTTCACTTTCAGAATTAGCGCGGTGAATAACAGACGTAGATACATACGGTGAGATTGTTAAATCTACCTTGGCAAACTCAGCTGGTGGAACTTTATCTCCACTGTCCAACCAGCCTTCCTGTAGTTTCTTGTAAGCTTCATTAATCTTCGATTGCTTCTCACATAAGATATGCCTTGCTGAAAGGTCAAAGCCAAAAATTTATGTAATAATAACACCTAAACACAACAAGATAACCATTGGCCTTCTTAAAATATAAGAAGATACCTTTAACATATGTGCAGGTTCCAAGGCCATCTCCTTTGCcgccttttccttttccttttgaaGCACCATCCTCACTTCCACCAGCAGCCTGTTTACCCTTTCCCTTGGCCCCAGAATCCTTAGCCTTGGAGTCCTTTCCCATAACTGTTAAAAGTTTCAAAACAAAGTAATGAAGAATGATATCTCAATCACAGGATACAACTCAGATTTTGCACTTGAATGCATGCTCAATTAAGGAAAACCAATTAGTTTGAGTAAGAGCAATAGTGCGATGGATGTTCTTGAAATAGGAGAAGAATGTCTTAACTCTAAATCAAGAAAACGGGAAGATAAAATGATAGAAATGGTCAGCAGAGCAGAATAATTGATATCAGAACGTCATGACAGTGTGTATATGATCTTCCATGGTACGGAAATAAGCAGCATTTACAGAGAGAGAGGAAACAAAATAATTGTGGCAAATGAAATTTAGATAGAAAAGCATTCATCTGCTAGTGTTGCAAAAGTGAATTGTGTGACATACAGATATTATGGAAATTATCATAGACAAAGAAAATCTAATTTGTATTGCATGACATCTTGTTCAATCGATCTTGTAAAAAGGAGTTCCATGAGAACATATTTTCCAGATTACATATTTGTATTTTAATGTATTAGCAATAAGTACTTCTGGATCTATTGAACAAAGTTTGCGGGAGACTAAAGCACATTAATGCATTGATAGTAAACATCAATATACATCCAAGTTTTCACCAAGCAATCCAAAGTGAACTGAACAGCACAACTCAATAAATACCAAATTAACACACCATTCAAATAATATCATATTATTTCTTTTTGACTGCCAATTTCATATCTTCCTCAAGCTTCCTATGTTTTTTGTCTTTTGATAATGGTGGTGCCCGAGCTCGGGTACCTCGACTATTCCATCGAGTACCTGCTACTTTCCGCCAGCACAGGTACCAGATTACTCTGCTCACCAAGACTTAGGTAGACGGGACACCTATTGTTTTTGTCCCTGCTGATATTTTAACCCTTGCCTCCAAGATTTGCACATACTTTATTGATCATTAAGCCACACCCTTAGGTGCTCCTCAAACTCTATCTATACAAATAACTAGAAGAAATCAAGTCATCAAGGTTTCTGAGACAGAAGCTCTACTCCACCCCTTGAATGACCCTTTAAATCCTGCAACCACCTTCTGATACTGCCTTTTTGATGCATCAATCTCTAACATCATGCATAAAGGAAGATCTGCACTGCATCTGAGTGACACAAGCTCAGGTTCAACTACGTCTGATTTACTAACCAAGAGGGAATGAGAAACAATATTAGCTTTGGTCAAGTTAACTCGCACTGGAAGGTTTTCTATCagtccccaaaaaaaaaaacaatataaCTGTTGGCTTCCAACTCTTTTTACTCCTGCATTTTCAAGCACAGAAAGTTGTTGTCTTCCAACTCTTTTAACTTCCCCATTTTGACTTTTGACTAGCACACTAAGTTGGTGGTTTCCAACTACATATAAAAAAACGGGTTGGTGGTTTCCAACTCTTTCTATTTTGACTTCGGACTAGCACACTAAGTTCCCAAGCCTTGATCGGATGATATCATGGTGTCATCTTGCAGAACTTAAATGTTTGATGATTGTATTACTGATCGGGTAAATAAATGATGCAAATTAGTGTACACTGAACACCAACCCAATCTCAACTAAACGAAGAAAGACATATAACAAGATGAGATGCTTCTTCTAATGTTACCATAATCTATATTTTCATAAGCTAACCCAAGTTAGCTTACCTGATAGTCAGTAATTTGAAGTTATCAACTTGTGTTACTCCTATGTATCGGGATACCACGGGCATACGTCATTCCCCCCACTCCCCCGGTACTAGTAGAGGGTTATCTTTTGAACGCCAACAAAAAACAGAGAAATGGAAGTACATATGGAAGgcctatagtataatatctatcAATCAACTAAGCCTCAAATTTGGTCACTTAATTCTGAATTAGTTTGGTCACTATATGAATCTTTTGTATCCATTCCGCTCTACACCATATAAAGAGATCAAATTCCCATCTTGCAACTGATGTGGGACAAACTCAACACCCTCCGCACACCAAGGCCAGCCAACTggagcagcaacaacaacaacaacaacaacccagcgtaatcccacaagtggggtcttggGAGGGTAGTGAGTACACACACTTTACCCCTGAGTAGGGAGGCTATTTCCAAAAGACCCTCGGTTAAAGAAGATAAACAGAGACAATAAATCAGTACCATCAACAGAAATCAcaaaaataataacaacataaagaccagaaaatagatgaaaagcaataacaataacaagtAGATAAGGCCCGGTACTATGAAAAACGGAAGACTAGTATGACCACAACATTAACCACTAGCAGTCTAAGACAAAACTCTTTCTGACTAGTCTCTCACCCGGAACGATGTAGAAAAATGCTCAACtgcctcctaacctacaaccctaatgctcaacctccacaccttcctatcaagggccatgtcctcggaaatctgaagccacgccatgtcctgcctgatacctcttcccaatacttcttaggccgccctctacctcttctcgtaccagccaaagccaaccgctcacaccACCTTACCGCGGGTTCTGGCTTCTCCTCCGTACGTGAATAATAAAAATATGGGGACCCAACATCGGGTAAACCAAGATTTTGGATGGGCGTGGGCCTAGCTCTGGTAACATGATAAGAAATGAACCTTGGGCCTAATTCAACTCCAAAGGTAGCTGATAAGTGGAGGATTGTTTAAGGCCATACAAGGAGACCAAATTCTCATCCCACAACTGATGTGGGACAAACTCAACATTTTCGAATATTACAAAAGACACTAAGTCTCTAACAAAAATAAAGGGTCCTTTAAAACAACAAACTTAATATAAGTATGACAACAATAGCAACTATTTCCAATCCCAACTTAAGTAGTTAGTATTTTGTCTTAGCTAAAGTCTATATAACGAAATAGGCTAAATCCATCATCTCTCCGTACAGTACAAAGGGTGCCGCTCCCATCAAGTCAAAGCCCAAAAAAAAAGggactacttttttttttttttgagaaaggTCACAATAAAAAATATTAATGGACCAACTAACGAGAAAATCACCAGCAAAATTTTCACAAATAAAATCATACCCAgatataaaattcaaaaaaattaaaCTTAGAGGGCACAACATTCAGCATGAGGGATTTTCTACTATTATTCAATCAATGGAAGACCAAAAATTTCTAAAGAAATCAGATGAGATCCTGGAAAGTAGTACTATGAGTTAAAAGCTGCTATGAGATTTTGAGCACTGAGAAATTTACCTTAAGAATTTGATTAAGAATTTGATCGTTTCAAAGGGTTTTACAAGTTGCGAGGCAGCCTGCGAGGAATATCTATCTTTGCAAACGAAGATGAAGCAAGGATTTCTTCTCTCCAATATTACAAAATTGCCCCTTTAgccttttttcaaaaaataaatattttacctaaaaccaaaagaaaaatgCTAGGAGTGGTACGGTTTGTGAACAAGATGAGATTATAATGTGAGTTTTTTTATACCAACTAAGttaatcataaattattctaatgGATAATAGTAATATGATTTCCTAAAAATTGGATCTAATTTCACTTTGACGCTCCAATCTTTTATAATTCAATTTATATTCTTGGTAAATTGGGAATATCTCGATCATGAAATTATTTAGTGGATATTTTTTTATTGTAATATTTGAGTCATTGGGTTAAATATGGGAATATGGGATGTACGAGATATAATATTAAATATGTGCATGGTTTTATACTAAATAAATTtggataaatttttatttttatttttgaaatttctTTCTTAAGGGATTAACTTTGGAGAAAAGTTGTGGAAAAGGGCatctttttttgttattttatttcgAGAAATATTATCCCACATGGAGTGTGGTACAAAAGTAATATCATATTTATTTTCAAGTACACATGCTATGTTAAAGCTTATTGACTAAGTTGGCTCATGATTTCGGGCCATGAATACCAAATATACAAGAGGAGGAGTTATAGGTCATGTGTGCTAAAGATTGAATATGTAAAAAGGATTAAGAAGGTTATATTAGTGTAACTTAAGTATTTTTTGAGGACCATAGTAACTAAGAAGATCACGTTTATCTAGAAATTATATATGCCTTTACGGGATAATGGTTTATTCCATTTTTAAATGGCGGCTTTTCTATATCATTCCTAAAGGAGGTACTTATCGTGATATCACTCATTGGTTGTAACCTATGACATTAAGTTGAGACATCTCAATTTACCCGGCATTGATGGTCATAATGTACACATGACGAAGGAAGAAAGTCATATACATATTGTCTGACCTCTCAATAATAACATccatatataataatattttactataaattcaaattttttcggaattaatttttatgttatgttataatatatgttctctataacaacatttcgctataacatccaaaaatattcggaacaaacaatgttgttataaagaggtttgactgtatataCACACATACTAGCTAATTGCTAGGAACAAAACTAACTGAGTGAGCATTAGAGCTCCAGGGTAGTATATTAGTTTTACTAAATTACAGAACTGTTACAGATTATTGTTTGTCTTTTAAATCATAATTTCTAGAATGTCtgctcaaaaagcttcattaACAACACCGGAGGAACTATCAAAgttttttaattttcaaaaatcTGCTTCTTTGCTCCTTCGTTTGCTAGCATATCCATCACACTCTATTATGCTCCTTGTAAGTGTACTAGGCTGTCCAATCTTCTCATCAAATGCttacccgacaaaattcacaaaattcaaACACTCATTCACTTAGGAGTCCAATCAtatcaaaattatcca containing:
- the LOC104085728 gene encoding uncharacterized protein — its product is MGKDSKAKDSGAKGKGKQAAGGSEDGASKGKGKGGKGDGLGTCTYVKARHILCEKQSKINEAYKKLQEGWLDSGDKVPPAEFAKVAAAYSECPSGKKGGDLGWFPRGKMAGPFQEVAFNTPVGVTSAPFKSTHGYHIILSEGRKN
- the LOC104085729 gene encoding galactoside 2-alpha-L-fucosyltransferase-like; translation: MKRLKKSFSDEAHESVSLDRENNPISNMVSEARWGLNPMKFMGFVFICLMVLTVVFSASVLLGDLPSDSSLRILAEARLFDVIPPNATVSEDGSHRPVTVQKHKLLGGLLPSGFDERSCLSRHESVLYHKELRQRPSSYLISRLRNYEALHKRCGPHTELYNRSVELIKSGQYRGSADCNYLVWISYSGLGNRILTLASAFLYALLTNRVLLVDPGVNMPDLFCEPFPDVSWLLPPDFPIISKFSTFDQKSPHCYGYMVKNDIVGNSSGSIVPPFIYLHLAHDYDDQDKLFFCDEDQSFIQKIPWLVMRTDNYFVPFLFLIPSFERELNNLFPEKETIFHFLSRYLFHPTNSVWGLVMRYYQAYLAQADEKLGIQIRVFDTGVGPFKYFLDQIFACTTKENLLPRINRGEPIVNPSGKQKTIAVLITSLSPGYFEEFRNMYWEHPTVTGEIVGVYQPSQEKHQQTEKLMHDRKALAEMYLLSLTDKLVTSAWSTFGYVAHGLGGLKPWILYKPENKTAHNPPCVQAVSLEPCFHAPPYYDCKKKTGTDTSKIVSHVRHCEDVSWGLKLFDQNGEL